The Catharus ustulatus isolate bCatUst1 chromosome 13, bCatUst1.pri.v2, whole genome shotgun sequence genome includes a window with the following:
- the USP19 gene encoding ubiquitin carboxyl-terminal hydrolase 19 isoform X5, which translates to MSSSTNAPGQRRVSRGLDDTTNKKKQKDRANQESKEELLLDWKQNADEIIIKLNLGSGALKAEDVRADFTDTDCVVKLPDGRQWSCQFYEEIEGSCSKIQCKKGNFLQLVLQKKIPLHNWASLLKKRKDGSKEPAKGAACWENGKEKAASAQLTPEEPRAEGTEPPRSRREPSNPKRAPGRSEALGGKSPASPGTQSGPSAKRAVYLKVAPTEEEPNARVTGNMEPGKGHSGRAGSRRNGRASQVDAPATLADLALPLEKAVVLAKETVPVEMPPLAATTEVFPHRVATCVLKRVLQPGSPTEALRSRDCLPILGESSKAIPVATPPMGRDGEKRDWSKDDVALEAAADEPEPFVSLTFVKNDSYEKGNDLVVVHVYVKEIHKETSKVLFREQDFTLVFQTSDTNFLRLHPGCGPHTVFRWQVKLRNLIEPDQCTYNFTVSRIDVCLKKRQSQRWGGLEAPATRGAVGGAKVAMPTGPTPLDKNPPGSNQHPLSSKEEARTSDKEKPRVEDGALDGVAARTAPEHLAVKQEPHIPSPKPTCMVPPMTHSPVSAESVEDDEDEDEKKKVCLPGFTGLVNLGNTCFMNSVIQSLSNTRELRDYFHDRSFESEINYNNPLGTGGRLAIGFAMLLRALWKGTHHAFQPSKLKAIVASKASQFTGYAQHDAQEFMAFLLDGLHEDLNRIQNKPYTETVDSDGRPDEVVAEEAWQRHKMRNDSFIVDLFQGQYKSKLVCPVCSKVSITFDPFLYLPVPLPQKQKVLTVYYFAKEPHKKPIKFLVSISKENSSAMEVLDSVAHSVRVKPENLRLAEVVKNHFHRMFLPSNSLDTVSPTDLLLCFEVLSPELAKERVVELQVQQRPQVPSGPVAKCAACQKKQLPEDEKLKRCTRCYRVGYCNVACQKTHWPDHKASCRPENIGFPFLISVPESRLTYARLAQLLEGYARYSVSVFQPPFQLGRMSPEQGLQPLHSDKLEPLAKSSCAAATSAPEVGDGDRVSSLPQEPPLSPAVPELQPEMGDTTTVRSKVLTARSSLLSLDSGFSEHMESQGDSCCEKEPSYERAVKPEAAIPGYQHTPDSLSARATQFYITKIDAANREQKLEDKGDTPLDLTDDCSLALVWQNNERLKEFVLVESKELECVEDPGSASEAARAGHFTLEQCLNLFTKPEVLAPEEAWYCPKCKQHREASKQLMLWRLPNVLIIQLKRFSFRSFIWRDKINDMVDFPVRSLDLSKFCIGRKGEQQLPMYDLYAVINHYGGMIGGHYTAYARLPNDKNSQRSDVGWRLFDDSTVTTVDESQVVTRYAYVLFYRRRNSPVERPLPGHPSDHRAERTPSAEAAASQASLIWQELEAEEQELQLEAPQRHARNSWRPCGQKRSPGTPQHPDEGCVRYFVLATTAAIVALFLNVFYPLIYQPRWR; encoded by the exons ATGTCCAGCAGCACAAATGCCCCTGGCCAGAGGAGAGTGTCTCGGGGCTTGGATGATACCACCAACAAGAAGAAGCAAAAGGATCGAGCCAATCAGGAAAGCAAGGAAG agctgctgctggactgGAAGCAGAATGCCGATGAGATCATTATCAAGTTGAACTTGGGCAGTGGAGCTCTGAAAGCAGAGGATGTACGTGCTGATTTCACCGACACAGACTGTGTGGTCAAACTACCAG ACGGGCGCCAGTGGAGCTGTCAGTTCTATGAGGAAATCGAGGGCTCCTGCAGCAAGATCCAGTGCAAGAAGGGCAACTTTCTACAGCTTGTGCTTCAGAAGAAGATCCCACTCCATAACTGGGCTTCACTTCTG aagaaaaggaaagacgGATCCAAAGAACCAGCCAAAGGGGCTGCATGCTGGGAGAATGGGAAGGAGAAGGCTGCTTCTGCACAGTTGACCCCTGAAGAGCCAAGGGCTGAAGGCACAGAGCCACCAAGATCCCGGCGGGAGCCCTCCAACCCCAAGCGTGCTCCAGGAAGAAGCGAGGCCCTGGGAGGGAaaagcccagccagcccagggacacagagTGGCCCCAGCGCCAAGCGGGCAGTATACCTCAAAGTGGCTCCCACTGAAGAGGAGCCGAATGCCAGAGTCACTGGGAACATGGAACCTGGCAAAGGGCACAGTGGAAGGGCTGGCAGCCGCCGCAACGGGAGAGCCAGCCAGGTCGATGCACCTGCGACCCTTGCAGACCTCGCACTACCCCTCGAGAAG GCTGTGGTTTTGGCCAAAGAGACTGTTCCCGTGGAGATGCCACCTCTTGCGGCTACCACAGAGGTGTTTCCCCACCGTGTTGCCACCTGTGTTTTGAAGAGagtcctgcagccaggcagcccTACTGAGGCCTTGCGGAGCCGGGACTGCCTGCCTATCTTGGGAGAGAGCTCTAAGGCCATCCCAGTGGCCACCCCTCCCATGGGCAGAGACGGTGAGAAGAGGGACTGGTCCAAGGACGACGTggctctggaagcagcagctgatg AGCCAGAGCCTTTTGTAAGCCTGACCTTTGTCAAGAATGACTCATACGAGAAGGGCAATGATCTGGTGGTAGTGCATGTATATGTGAAGGAGATCCACAAGGAGACATCCAAGGTGTTGTTCCGGGAACAAGACTTCACACTAGTGTTCCAGACGAG TGATACAAACTTCCTTCGTCTCCATCCTGGCTGTGGGCCCCACACGGTGTTCCGGTGGCAGGTGAAGCTCAG GAACCTTATTGAGCCGGACCAGTGCACGTACAACTTCACGGTGTCTCGCATTGATGTCTGCCTGAAGAAACGCCAGAGCCAGCGCTGGGGGGGGCTGGAGGCTCCAGCCACACGAG GTGCAGTGGGTGGTGCAAAGGTTGCCATGCCTACAGGCCCTACCCCTCTGGATAAGAACCCTCCGGGCAGTAACCAGCACCCCCTCTCCAGCAAGGAAGAGGCCCGAACCAGTGACAAAGAGAAGCCACGTGTGGAAGATGGGGCTTTGGATGGTGTGGCAGCCCGTACAGCCCCAGAGCACTTGGCAGTGAAGCAAGAGCCACACATTCCTTCG CCCAAACCGACATGTATGGTGCCACCGATGACACACAGCCCAGTGAGTGCCGAGAGCGtggaggatgatgaggatgaggatgagaagAAGAAGGTCTGCCTGCCTGGCTTCACAGGGCTGGTGAACCTGGGCAACACCTGCTTCATGAACAGTGTCATCCAGTCCCTGTCCAACACCCGGGAGCTGCGTGACTACTTCCATG ATCGGTCCTTTGAGTCGGAAATCAACTATAACAACCCGCTGGGGACGGGTGGACGCCTGGCCATCGGCTTTGCCATGCTGCTCAGAGCACTGTGGAAGGGCACACACCATGCCTTTCAGCCCTCTAAACTGAAG GCAATTGTGGCCAGCAAGGCCAGCCAGTTCACTGGCTATGCCCAGCATGATGCTCAGGAGTTCATGGCCTTCTTGCTTGATGGCCTGCACGAGGACCTCAACCGCATCCAGAACAAACCCTACACAGAGACTGTTGACTCGGATGGGAGGCCTGATGAG GTGGTAGCTGAGGAAGCTTGGCAACGACACAAGATGAGGAACGACTCATTCATAGTAGACCTCTTCCAGGGCCAGTACAAATCCAAGCTCGTGTGCCCAGTGTGCTCCAAG GTGTCTATTACCTTTGATCCCTTCCTGtacctccctgtgcccctcccACAGAAGCAAAAGGTGCTGACTGTCTACTACTTTGCAAAGGAGCCACACAAGAAACCCATCAAG TTCCTCGTGAGTATCAGCAAGGAGAACTCCAGTGCCATGGAGGTACTTGACTCAGTGGCCCACAGCGTGCGTGTGAAACCAGAGAACCTGCGCCTAGCAGAG GTGGTCAAGAATCACTTCCATCGCATGTTCCTGCCATCTAACTCACTAGACACAGTCTCTCCAACGGacctgctgctttgctttgagGTGCTGTCCCCAGAACTGGCCAAGGAACGCGTGGTGGAGCTTCAGGTCCAGCAG CGTCCACAGGTGCCCAGTGGCCCTGTTGCCAAGTGTGCGGCCTGCCAGAAGAAGCAGCTGCCGGAGGATGAGAAGCTCAAGCGCTGCACGAGGTGCTATCGAGTTGGTTACTGCAACGT GGCGTGTCAGAAAACACACTGGCCAGACCACAAGGCTTCATGCCGTCCTGAGAACATCGGTTTCCCCTTCCTCATCAGCGTGCCTGAGTCCCGCCTAACCTATGCCCGCCTGgcccagctgctggagggctACGCAAG GTACTCAGTCAGCGTGTTCCAGCCTCCATTCCAGTTGGGCCGGATGTCAccggagcaggggctgcagcctctgcactCAGATAAGCTGGAGCCCCTGGCcaagagcagctgtgcagcagccacCTCTGCACCCGAGGTGGGAGATGGTGACAGGGTTTCAAGCCTCCCACAGGAGCCCCCACTCTCgccagctgtgcctgagctgcagccagagaTGGGGGATACTACCACTGTCCGGAGCAAGGTCCTGacagccaggagctccctgctgaGCTTGGATTCAGGGTTCTCTGAGCACATGGAATCACAGGGTGACAGCTGTTGTGAGAAGGAGCCATCCTATGAGAGAGCCGTCAAGCCAGAAG CTGCCATCCCTGGGTACCAGCACACTCCAGACTCACTGAGTGCCCGCGCCACACAGTTCTACATCACTAAGATTGATGCTGCCAACCGAGAGCAAAAGCTGGAAGATAAAG GTGACACCCCCCTGGATCTGACAGATGACTGCTCCCTTGCCCTGGTGTGGCAGAACAATGAGCGCCTCAAGGAATTCGTGTTGGTAGAATCCAAGGAGTTGGAGTGTGTGGAGGACCCAGGCTCAGCTAGTGAAGCAGCCCGGGCTGGCCACTTCACTCTGGAGCAGTGCCTCAATCTCTTCACAAAGCCTGAAGTCCTGGCCCCAGAGGAAGCGTG GTACTGCCCCAAGTGCAAGCAGCACCGCGAAGCTTCCAAGCAGCTGATGCTGTGGCGGCTGCCCAACGTCCTCATCATCCAGCTCAAGCGCTTCTCCTTCCGCAGCTTTATTTGGAGGGACAAGATCAATGACATGGTGGACTTTCCTGTCCG GAGCCTGGACCTGAGCAAGTTCTGCATTGGTCGGAaaggtgagcagcagctgcctaTGTATGACCTGTATGCTGTGATCAACCACTATGGAGGCATGATTGGAGGGCACTACACAGCATACGCCCGCCTGCCCAACGACAAGAACAGCCAGCGCAGTGACGTGG gcTGGCGGCTCTTTGACGACAGCACAGTCACCACCGTGGATGAGAGCCAGGTGGTGACCAGATACGCCTATGTCCTCTTCTACCGCCGGAGGAACTCTCCTGTGGAGAGACCCCTGCCAGGGCATCCCTCAGACCACCGCGCCGAGCGCACCCCCTCTGCCgaagctgctgccagccag GCTTCTCTGATCTGGCAGGAACTGGAGGCTGAAGAACAAGAGCTGCAGCTTGAGGCACCCCAAAGGCATGCAAGAAATTCCTGGAGGCCCTGTGGCCAGAAGCGGAGTCCGGGCACCCCCCAGCACCCAGATGAAGGCTGCGTCAGATATTTTGTCCTGGCCACCACGGCCGCAATTGTGGCTCTCTTCCTGAACGTCTTCTACCCGCTCATTTACCAGCCCCGCTGGAGATAG
- the USP19 gene encoding ubiquitin carboxyl-terminal hydrolase 19 isoform X4, with protein sequence MSSSTNAPGQRRVSRGLDDTTNKKKQKDRANQESKEVSRPELEQAETTQEKDSEEELLLDWKQNADEIIIKLNLGSGALKAEDVRADFTDTDCVVKLPDGRQWSCQFYEEIEGSCSKIQCKKGNFLQLVLQKKIPLHNWASLLKKRKDGSKEPAKGAACWENGKEKAASAQLTPEEPRAEGTEPPRSRREPSNPKRAPGRSEALGGKSPASPGTQSGPSAKRAVYLKVAPTEEEPNARVTGNMEPGKGHSGRAGSRRNGRASQVDAPATLADLALPLEKAVVLAKETVPVEMPPLAATTEVFPHRVATCVLKRVLQPGSPTEALRSRDCLPILGESSKAIPVATPPMGRDGEKRDWSKDDVALEAAADEPEPFVSLTFVKNDSYEKGNDLVVVHVYVKEIHKETSKVLFREQDFTLVFQTSDTNFLRLHPGCGPHTVFRWQVKLRNLIEPDQCTYNFTVSRIDVCLKKRQSQRWGGLEAPATRGPTPLDKNPPGSNQHPLSSKEEARTSDKEKPRVEDGALDGVAARTAPEHLAVKQEPHIPSPKPTCMVPPMTHSPVSAESVEDDEDEDEKKKVCLPGFTGLVNLGNTCFMNSVIQSLSNTRELRDYFHDRSFESEINYNNPLGTGGRLAIGFAMLLRALWKGTHHAFQPSKLKAIVASKASQFTGYAQHDAQEFMAFLLDGLHEDLNRIQNKPYTETVDSDGRPDEVVAEEAWQRHKMRNDSFIVDLFQGQYKSKLVCPVCSKVSITFDPFLYLPVPLPQKQKVLTVYYFAKEPHKKPIKFLVSISKENSSAMEVLDSVAHSVRVKPENLRLAEVVKNHFHRMFLPSNSLDTVSPTDLLLCFEVLSPELAKERVVELQVQQRPQVPSGPVAKCAACQKKQLPEDEKLKRCTRCYRVGYCNVACQKTHWPDHKASCRPENIGFPFLISVPESRLTYARLAQLLEGYARYSVSVFQPPFQLGRMSPEQGLQPLHSDKLEPLAKSSCAAATSAPEVGDGDRVSSLPQEPPLSPAVPELQPEMGDTTTVRSKVLTARSSLLSLDSGFSEHMESQGDSCCEKEPSYERAVKPEAAIPGYQHTPDSLSARATQFYITKIDAANREQKLEDKGDTPLDLTDDCSLALVWQNNERLKEFVLVESKELECVEDPGSASEAARAGHFTLEQCLNLFTKPEVLAPEEAWYCPKCKQHREASKQLMLWRLPNVLIIQLKRFSFRSFIWRDKINDMVDFPVRSLDLSKFCIGRKGEQQLPMYDLYAVINHYGGMIGGHYTAYARLPNDKNSQRSDVGWRLFDDSTVTTVDESQVVTRYAYVLFYRRRNSPVERPLPGHPSDHRAERTPSAEAAASQASLIWQELEAEEQELQLEAPQRHARNSWRPCGQKRSPGTPQHPDEGCVRYFVLATTAAIVALFLNVFYPLIYQPRWR encoded by the exons ATGTCCAGCAGCACAAATGCCCCTGGCCAGAGGAGAGTGTCTCGGGGCTTGGATGATACCACCAACAAGAAGAAGCAAAAGGATCGAGCCAATCAGGAAAGCAAGGAAG TGTCTCGCCCTGAGCTCGAGCAGGCTGAGACTACCCAGGAGAAGGACTCAGAGGAGG agctgctgctggactgGAAGCAGAATGCCGATGAGATCATTATCAAGTTGAACTTGGGCAGTGGAGCTCTGAAAGCAGAGGATGTACGTGCTGATTTCACCGACACAGACTGTGTGGTCAAACTACCAG ACGGGCGCCAGTGGAGCTGTCAGTTCTATGAGGAAATCGAGGGCTCCTGCAGCAAGATCCAGTGCAAGAAGGGCAACTTTCTACAGCTTGTGCTTCAGAAGAAGATCCCACTCCATAACTGGGCTTCACTTCTG aagaaaaggaaagacgGATCCAAAGAACCAGCCAAAGGGGCTGCATGCTGGGAGAATGGGAAGGAGAAGGCTGCTTCTGCACAGTTGACCCCTGAAGAGCCAAGGGCTGAAGGCACAGAGCCACCAAGATCCCGGCGGGAGCCCTCCAACCCCAAGCGTGCTCCAGGAAGAAGCGAGGCCCTGGGAGGGAaaagcccagccagcccagggacacagagTGGCCCCAGCGCCAAGCGGGCAGTATACCTCAAAGTGGCTCCCACTGAAGAGGAGCCGAATGCCAGAGTCACTGGGAACATGGAACCTGGCAAAGGGCACAGTGGAAGGGCTGGCAGCCGCCGCAACGGGAGAGCCAGCCAGGTCGATGCACCTGCGACCCTTGCAGACCTCGCACTACCCCTCGAGAAG GCTGTGGTTTTGGCCAAAGAGACTGTTCCCGTGGAGATGCCACCTCTTGCGGCTACCACAGAGGTGTTTCCCCACCGTGTTGCCACCTGTGTTTTGAAGAGagtcctgcagccaggcagcccTACTGAGGCCTTGCGGAGCCGGGACTGCCTGCCTATCTTGGGAGAGAGCTCTAAGGCCATCCCAGTGGCCACCCCTCCCATGGGCAGAGACGGTGAGAAGAGGGACTGGTCCAAGGACGACGTggctctggaagcagcagctgatg AGCCAGAGCCTTTTGTAAGCCTGACCTTTGTCAAGAATGACTCATACGAGAAGGGCAATGATCTGGTGGTAGTGCATGTATATGTGAAGGAGATCCACAAGGAGACATCCAAGGTGTTGTTCCGGGAACAAGACTTCACACTAGTGTTCCAGACGAG TGATACAAACTTCCTTCGTCTCCATCCTGGCTGTGGGCCCCACACGGTGTTCCGGTGGCAGGTGAAGCTCAG GAACCTTATTGAGCCGGACCAGTGCACGTACAACTTCACGGTGTCTCGCATTGATGTCTGCCTGAAGAAACGCCAGAGCCAGCGCTGGGGGGGGCTGGAGGCTCCAGCCACACGAG GCCCTACCCCTCTGGATAAGAACCCTCCGGGCAGTAACCAGCACCCCCTCTCCAGCAAGGAAGAGGCCCGAACCAGTGACAAAGAGAAGCCACGTGTGGAAGATGGGGCTTTGGATGGTGTGGCAGCCCGTACAGCCCCAGAGCACTTGGCAGTGAAGCAAGAGCCACACATTCCTTCG CCCAAACCGACATGTATGGTGCCACCGATGACACACAGCCCAGTGAGTGCCGAGAGCGtggaggatgatgaggatgaggatgagaagAAGAAGGTCTGCCTGCCTGGCTTCACAGGGCTGGTGAACCTGGGCAACACCTGCTTCATGAACAGTGTCATCCAGTCCCTGTCCAACACCCGGGAGCTGCGTGACTACTTCCATG ATCGGTCCTTTGAGTCGGAAATCAACTATAACAACCCGCTGGGGACGGGTGGACGCCTGGCCATCGGCTTTGCCATGCTGCTCAGAGCACTGTGGAAGGGCACACACCATGCCTTTCAGCCCTCTAAACTGAAG GCAATTGTGGCCAGCAAGGCCAGCCAGTTCACTGGCTATGCCCAGCATGATGCTCAGGAGTTCATGGCCTTCTTGCTTGATGGCCTGCACGAGGACCTCAACCGCATCCAGAACAAACCCTACACAGAGACTGTTGACTCGGATGGGAGGCCTGATGAG GTGGTAGCTGAGGAAGCTTGGCAACGACACAAGATGAGGAACGACTCATTCATAGTAGACCTCTTCCAGGGCCAGTACAAATCCAAGCTCGTGTGCCCAGTGTGCTCCAAG GTGTCTATTACCTTTGATCCCTTCCTGtacctccctgtgcccctcccACAGAAGCAAAAGGTGCTGACTGTCTACTACTTTGCAAAGGAGCCACACAAGAAACCCATCAAG TTCCTCGTGAGTATCAGCAAGGAGAACTCCAGTGCCATGGAGGTACTTGACTCAGTGGCCCACAGCGTGCGTGTGAAACCAGAGAACCTGCGCCTAGCAGAG GTGGTCAAGAATCACTTCCATCGCATGTTCCTGCCATCTAACTCACTAGACACAGTCTCTCCAACGGacctgctgctttgctttgagGTGCTGTCCCCAGAACTGGCCAAGGAACGCGTGGTGGAGCTTCAGGTCCAGCAG CGTCCACAGGTGCCCAGTGGCCCTGTTGCCAAGTGTGCGGCCTGCCAGAAGAAGCAGCTGCCGGAGGATGAGAAGCTCAAGCGCTGCACGAGGTGCTATCGAGTTGGTTACTGCAACGT GGCGTGTCAGAAAACACACTGGCCAGACCACAAGGCTTCATGCCGTCCTGAGAACATCGGTTTCCCCTTCCTCATCAGCGTGCCTGAGTCCCGCCTAACCTATGCCCGCCTGgcccagctgctggagggctACGCAAG GTACTCAGTCAGCGTGTTCCAGCCTCCATTCCAGTTGGGCCGGATGTCAccggagcaggggctgcagcctctgcactCAGATAAGCTGGAGCCCCTGGCcaagagcagctgtgcagcagccacCTCTGCACCCGAGGTGGGAGATGGTGACAGGGTTTCAAGCCTCCCACAGGAGCCCCCACTCTCgccagctgtgcctgagctgcagccagagaTGGGGGATACTACCACTGTCCGGAGCAAGGTCCTGacagccaggagctccctgctgaGCTTGGATTCAGGGTTCTCTGAGCACATGGAATCACAGGGTGACAGCTGTTGTGAGAAGGAGCCATCCTATGAGAGAGCCGTCAAGCCAGAAG CTGCCATCCCTGGGTACCAGCACACTCCAGACTCACTGAGTGCCCGCGCCACACAGTTCTACATCACTAAGATTGATGCTGCCAACCGAGAGCAAAAGCTGGAAGATAAAG GTGACACCCCCCTGGATCTGACAGATGACTGCTCCCTTGCCCTGGTGTGGCAGAACAATGAGCGCCTCAAGGAATTCGTGTTGGTAGAATCCAAGGAGTTGGAGTGTGTGGAGGACCCAGGCTCAGCTAGTGAAGCAGCCCGGGCTGGCCACTTCACTCTGGAGCAGTGCCTCAATCTCTTCACAAAGCCTGAAGTCCTGGCCCCAGAGGAAGCGTG GTACTGCCCCAAGTGCAAGCAGCACCGCGAAGCTTCCAAGCAGCTGATGCTGTGGCGGCTGCCCAACGTCCTCATCATCCAGCTCAAGCGCTTCTCCTTCCGCAGCTTTATTTGGAGGGACAAGATCAATGACATGGTGGACTTTCCTGTCCG GAGCCTGGACCTGAGCAAGTTCTGCATTGGTCGGAaaggtgagcagcagctgcctaTGTATGACCTGTATGCTGTGATCAACCACTATGGAGGCATGATTGGAGGGCACTACACAGCATACGCCCGCCTGCCCAACGACAAGAACAGCCAGCGCAGTGACGTGG gcTGGCGGCTCTTTGACGACAGCACAGTCACCACCGTGGATGAGAGCCAGGTGGTGACCAGATACGCCTATGTCCTCTTCTACCGCCGGAGGAACTCTCCTGTGGAGAGACCCCTGCCAGGGCATCCCTCAGACCACCGCGCCGAGCGCACCCCCTCTGCCgaagctgctgccagccag GCTTCTCTGATCTGGCAGGAACTGGAGGCTGAAGAACAAGAGCTGCAGCTTGAGGCACCCCAAAGGCATGCAAGAAATTCCTGGAGGCCCTGTGGCCAGAAGCGGAGTCCGGGCACCCCCCAGCACCCAGATGAAGGCTGCGTCAGATATTTTGTCCTGGCCACCACGGCCGCAATTGTGGCTCTCTTCCTGAACGTCTTCTACCCGCTCATTTACCAGCCCCGCTGGAGATAG